The following nucleotide sequence is from bacterium.
GAATTTGGGCGCATTGAGCGCGCTTATCAATGGCTTTTAAAACAACAACAACAAAACGGTTTTTGGATTAATGAACTCCATAAGAGGGAGAAAACTCCTGACCCATGGCTCACTTACGCCGCCCTTAAAACTATAAAATCTTTCAACGAGTAATTCCCCGATGAAAGAATCAATTACGACAGTCTATCTTGTGAGACATGGAGAAACTGTTTCTAATGTCGAAGGTAGATTCCGGGGAAGAGTTGAGATTCCTTTGAACAGCGATGGAATTCATCAGGCCCATGAACTAGCCGATTCTCTATGCAATATTCCTTTTTCTGCGATATATTCTAGCCCGCTTCCGAGGGCAATGCAAACCGCTGAACCAATAGCTCTGAGTAGATGCACAGATATTATTCCACATCCAAAATTCAATAATATCGACCTAGGAGATTGGACGAATAGACTAAAATCGGATATAATGGCAGAATACTCCGAGCTTTGGGAAACATGGATAACGACCCCGGAACACATGCAGATCCCAAATGCTGAGACTATCGAACAGGTGAGAATGCGTTCATTTGATGCTATAAAGCGGCTTGTTGACACTCATTCAGGCGAGCGCTTCGCGGTAGTAACCCACCGAGCTGTCTTAAAACCACTCATCGCCGCGCTTTTAAATATTCCTGAACCATATTTCTGGAAACTCCATCTGGATACGGCAAGTTATTCTATTTTTAGATATTCAAGAATTAGGGGCTGGACGTTAATCAACTTTAACCTTACACATCACCTTTCAAACTGTAGCGAAGAGGTTTTTTAGGTTATTAAAGGCAAGCGAGCGAATATGCGTATTATATTAATGGCTTTCGCTATATTAATCTTATCCTGCTCACCTAAGCCTTCATTTGAGGTGGCAAAAACGCTATTCGAAGAAATAGTCGAGGCAGATTCCACCCATGCTGAAAAGGTTATTTGCAATAATTGGGTAGCATTCGATGTTCTCGGGAAAGCC
It contains:
- a CDS encoding histidine phosphatase family protein; this encodes MKESITTVYLVRHGETVSNVEGRFRGRVEIPLNSDGIHQAHELADSLCNIPFSAIYSSPLPRAMQTAEPIALSRCTDIIPHPKFNNIDLGDWTNRLKSDIMAEYSELWETWITTPEHMQIPNAETIEQVRMRSFDAIKRLVDTHSGERFAVVTHRAVLKPLIAALLNIPEPYFWKLHLDTASYSIFRYSRIRGWTLINFNLTHHLSNCSEEVF